CGACTGCCCATCCTCTGTCACCAGTGGGCCATGGAAGCCACTATGAACAAGGGTGGGGTTTCACCTCAGCCATGTGCACAACGCCTTCAAAACCATAAGTGGCAATTTTAGGTTGGCGGATGTAGAGAGAATACTCCTGGACTAAATCACTCCTGGAAAACTAAAAGGTGATACTACTGGGCTAGACAGTAAAATATGCTGAAGAAAAGTTTACTGATGGAAAACTTTTtacctgattcaattttgttaagtatttttcttGCACATTGTACAAAGGCCTCCTCCACGTTCTCCCCCGTTAGTGCACTTGTTTCCAAGAACATCAGCTCTAAAAGTGACATCAAACAAAACACGAAGCCATGTTTAGAGGACGATCACAATTCAATAACAGACAGCCTGTTCAGAATTCTCTTCGAACGGCAGGCCAAAAAGCAATTTATTACTTACGAACCACATATTTCtgcaaataaaatcaataaatgtaaatacggctttttaaatgtcagaagACATCTACGCTTTCCTGAAAAGCGGGAGACGCCTTGTGCTAGCACTTAAGTCTACTGGAGAGACCGTGCGAGCTCCAGCGTTTGGTAAGGAAGCAGGCTGCTAGAAAGGGCCCAGCTGTCGACACGAGATGGAGATCCTCCAAATATTCTTCATGTCACCATGGATACAACCGAAAGGTTTTTCATTTTGGAGGGGACTACACGGCAGCTTGTCATTCTGACGGCGAAGAGGCCTTCTATGAATTAATACTCTTCGTATCCACCAGGGCTTACTACCCCAGTGGGGAGGCGGGCTTGCCTTGCTTCTGTATTTCTAAATGGTTTCTTTCCAAACTCACGATGCCTTAGGTTCTTCTCCCATGCTTATTTTCTTAGCACAACGCCAGTCAATCTGTAAGAGTATAATTTGGTAGTCCTAGACTCCAAGGGACAATTGGCGCTAGGATATTTTAGTTCTTGACTggttctaaaaattatttaaaatgtctaaatTCTGATCGTTTTGTGATCTATAAGCAACCATTAATTTTATGTGTCGCTCTCTGGTGTTCTGTATGGAAAGTCATAGAGGTTCCAAAGGCATCTAGAACCAAATGACTTTAATTTAATGTAACTAAAATAAAGCCAATAAGCCTAGTATCTCTTCCACTGCTTCCTCTTCAATTTACATCTAACATTTTACCAACTTAGCTCCAAAttacattggggggggggggggaaggacaggaCATCACCTGATTAGggcctttaaaaattaatagtataAATTTCACTTTAGACCAAAGCCTGGGCTGTTCAAAGACCTTGGACTGAAAGGTCATTACACAGTATTAGCACATTTGCTTTTATCCTCATCGTAACCTGGTGGGCAGAATACAGTGAAAATAGGTTAAGTCTAAATTTACTAAAAACAACAGGAAATCTCACATTTCTTAAGTACGGCTTAATCCTAAAATTTCAGTAGATACGGTAAACCCAAAGCAATGTTGTTACCCCCAGATCCGCCCATTTGAAAAGCGGTAGTATTAAGTAAAAGGTCACTTGCCATTTTCTTGAGCAAATCTGGAGGCTTCTAAGAAAGTAACTTCACGATCTGCATCCAGGTCCTTCTTGTTCCCACAGAGGATGATCACAATGTTCTGACTCGCTAGCATTCTGGCATCTGTTAACCAATTAGTAAGCGCATTGTAGGTTTCTCGGCTGCATAATATAAGATTgtgaaaataatacatgttttttatAAAACTAGCAACTCTTTCCAATCATTCACACTACTCACACTGCTTTTAAACATGTCAGGGTAATGTCAACAACCTTTAAGGTTACTCAGGTAACCTGAATGCTCAATTACACACCACGCcatagggtttgtttgtttttcttccagaaaaatggAGAGAGCAAGTCAgatattttgctatttgtttttgcCCAATCGgtgcaaaaggaaagagaagttcCTTTATTCATTTCGCTAATATTTATCGAGCTCTTAGCTCTAGGCTCAGTTGTGTGCAACGTGGGGAAGCAAGTTCTAACAGGTAGCTGCTATCATGTAGCAGGTCTGTGCGGCATGCTCGTACTTTGTAGTTTATCACATTCTTTATAAAGACTCTGTGCATAAACTCTACCTCCCTTTTTCATGAGAAGCCTGAGGCCCGGAGAGATtaagttgcccaaagtcacacaagcAGCCAGTGGCGGAGCCAGGACTTGACTGGGTCCGTCGGACTCCAGGACCAGCTCTGCCATCTGCCGTCTTCTGTCCCGATACATTCAGGGACACATCTGCCCTGCGGGCAGATTACTTAGCCTGATGACTTTGCAGTAGGCAAGCTGAGCCTTTCACTGCCTGAGCGAGGGCGGCAGGGCCGGGCCAGGAGCTGCCACCTCATTGCCAGTGTGCCTCCTTCCGCACACACAGACTGGGTGTCACAGCAGCAAGGTGACACTCTTTGGGCAAGTTCCTACCGGAAGGAGCTGCCAGATGATAGGGTATAGATGACATTTTTAAGGTGGTGCCGGCACACACTGAGATCAGTGCTGTCTGATGGGACTTCTGCAAGGACAAGAATGTTCTATAATCCGTACCGTCCAATTCAGCAGCCACCAGTCCCGTGAGGCTACTGAGCCCTCGAGATGGGGCAAGTGAGACCAAGGAACcagatttctaatttaattcgtGATATGTGGGTGACAGTGCACTCAGATCCTTATGATGTGCCAAGAGCCTTAACACCAACCGATTTAACCAGCTGCAAACCTCCCAAGTCTTACGCAATTATCAGCGCTCCCTGTAACGGACCAGGACATTGAAGTCCAGACGCTACGGCACCCTCCCCGAGGACCACCCAGCTAGCCGCCCAGAGCTGCATGCGAACCCGGGcggtcagagcccagagcctgggccctCACCTTTCGTCGACATCGATGACTTCTAATAATTTACCACACCGAAACGTTCACTTTGGGAACCTTGAGGAATGTGTCAAAGCATCAAGCTAAGAAACATAATGAACCGCTGGGGATGCTTTATCTAAAACCTCACTGCTGCATTTCCTTACGTGGCAAAGGGGCGGCAGCGGCTGGCTCAGACACCTCTAAAGCCCCGGATGAAGGGGCCGAGGGGATCCCAGAATCCCAGGCACAAAGCACACGCTGCACGCAGGTGCGCTTTGGCAAGACCAGGCTCCGGGGAGCAGGGCTGCCTCTTCCACCGGGGgtggggattgggggggggggggtcacgtTACCTGGTGATGTCATAGACGAGGAGTGCTCCCGCGGCACCTCTGTAATAACTTCTCGTCACAGACCTGAAAGAGTTACACTACTCTTACTTCCGGCCAATCAAGATCCTCTCCCACTGAACACTGTCACCTATTTTTGCTTTGCAGACCACCACGCAGGGACAGGTGTTGCGTTAAAACAGAAATGATGCAGACATCTGAGCGAGCGCACGGGGGGCTCGTCTGTCTGAAATCATGTCACGGAAacgctggggaggtggggggacgtGCGGCTGAGACAACGATGACATTTCCTAACAGGTAGATGAAGCTCTCCCCCAGCACCCTAGATTGGCTCTGAACTTACAAGGAGGGGCAAAGCGTCTTAGGGAGCCATCAGAACCCCTAGGCGGGCGCTCAGCACCCAGCACTCCTGCCCTGCTTCCTCTGGGGAGTTTCAGGCCTTCTCCATGGCCCTGCGTAGCTGCCCCCCTCTTTTCCCGGGAAAAGGGAAGTCCTCGGGTGGGAAGCCACTACATCTTCCAACCGGGAagccactgcccccccccccgcccctgtactcaccttcttttcccctccccactcctaaCAAGGAAAGGCCGCTTCGCCTCTGCCAACTGAGTGCCTCTGATACATCTTATCCGTTCTCACGGTCCTCAGGATTATTTTCTCTCAGTAACCCGCTTTCTCCCCAGCAGTAtcggtctctccttctctgttagATTCCACCCCCCATCAGCAACATAAAATGTGCTCCGCTACGTCCCATCTCGAACAGCAAGACGTGCGGCACAGTCCTTTCGGCTACCGTCCCGCTGTTTGTTCCTCTCTGCGCCCCAATTCCTCCCAAGCAGTTGTCCCCAGcagctgtctccttctcttcaccACTGCTCTGGCGTCCGTGTCCGCTCCTCCGCGTCTCCGAGTCCGGCGGCACTTCTGGGTCCTCATCCCTCCACCCCGCCTCACCCCTCCCTGAACCAGCcgcccccctctcctccctcactggCCGCTTCTCCTCCAGCTCGGGGTCACACTCTCGCGAGCCAGCCTGCTCTGTTTGTCCCAGAGTTCCTCGGAGCTGGGGCTCAGTCCCGGGTTCTCTCTTCTAGTCACACCTTGACCCGAGAGGAATCTGCGGCTCGGGCTACTTCTGGAAGATCCGGCTGCTGCCCCAACGCCCCCTTGTGACTGCCTAATGAACACGTCACACTTAACATTTACAAGACAGGACGTCTTGGCTCCTACCCGCCACGTCCATTctggtttggggggtggggaacgcCACCGCCCCTCTGTTTATCAGCCAGAAAACTCTGCTTTTATCCTCAACCTTCTCCACACTGGACCCACCAGTCAGGTCTTGGCTCTCTAACTGACGTCTCCTGCGTCGTCCATGTTCTTCCAGCTTCACCAGGGCCATCCTAACCCAAACCACCGGCCTCCGCCTGGATCCCTGCAGTCACCCACTACCACGTGTGTCCCCACGGCCACTTGTGTCCCCTGGTCCATTTTCCTGAGCAACCAAATTCCTCGTCAACACCTACAAGGCTTCCTGTGCTCAGACGCTGGAAATGGACCTCAACTGCCAACGGTCGATGAATGAATCAACCGTGTTCACCTACCGACACCTCCGTAAGAACCCCTGAATGATAGGGTTCAGACAGCTTCTGAGTTTATGATCActtgcaggggcagagagggcagagcaCCCGGAGAGGGCCTGGGAGCTCAGCACCCAATTCCCACATACACTGCCCAATGCATCTCTTGGCTGTTCCTGGGTTGTACCCTTTATAATAAGCTGGTGACAGTGAATGCAGTGCTTCCCTAAGTTCTGTGAGCTAACAAATCACTGAACCTGGGGGATGTGTTGTGGGAACCTGTGAATTTGCATTTTGCTGGGCAGAAGGGAGGATGGCCTGGGCACCTAATTTAGGACTAGTGTATGAAGTGGGAGCAGGTCTGTGGGACCCCTTAGCCTGTGGGGTCGGATGCTAACTCCAGAGAGAGTCAGAATTGGAGTTGGATTGTTGGACACCGAGTTGGTATCGGAAAACTGGAGAACAGGTGTGGAAAACCCCCCGTTTGGTGTCAGAAAATACACATCACAGAACAGTGCCTATCTTTAGggcaaaaagaaaactggggaacttatcaaaaacaaacaagatgacTCATGATTAGTTTGATACTTTGAAAAGGgcagctatttttaaatgtatttttcggCTCTTAAACTCCAAAGGCACACAGATAGCTTGAGGCTTTTCCTTTCTACCCATAGACTGCGCTCTGCACGGCATATGCTTGGAGACCTGGCGACAGGTGCAGCGTGAGAAGGGCCGCATTTTGAGTGCTTCCTGGGGCCGCCTCTCGGACTGGAGGGAGGCCTCTTCTCCACATACGCGGAGGCAACTCTTTTCTATTTTAGTTTCCAGAAACTAGCAGACATCTAGTTTCCAGAGAAAGGGGTAAGAGATTTCCTCAAGATAAACTAAATTATATCGGCTGCGTCATTCACTTTAAACACGGTATTTTGACATGTGGTGTCTAACAAATTATTCAAGTATACAAATTTAAGCATTTAAGAGTACTTTTTTGAGGCAGTTAATGTTTCTCAAAAGTAATTTAAAGCAGAGTAATACAGGTACATAGTTTGAAAAGGAAATACCGCTGACAGTCTCAACATGAAACTCCGCTGTCTCCTGCCTCACTCTTCCCGGGAGCCCCACTCCCAAGGCGAGTTCCTTCCCTTGCACTTGACTTTTTTCCTAAATGAAGTCACTAACAGAATACATGTTGAACACCTACGTGCTA
The genomic region above belongs to Felis catus isolate Fca126 chromosome D2, F.catus_Fca126_mat1.0, whole genome shotgun sequence and contains:
- the RAB4A gene encoding ras-related protein Rab-4A isoform X2, which codes for MTSPDARMLASQNIVIILCGNKKDLDADREVTFLEASRFAQENELMFLETSALTGENVEEAFVQCARKILNKIESGELDPERMGSGIQYGDAALRQLRSPRRAQAPSAQECGC
- the RAB4A gene encoding ras-related protein Rab-4A isoform X3, translated to MSTKDARMLASQNIVIILCGNKKDLDADREVTFLEASRFAQENELMFLETSALTGENVEEAFVQCARKILNKIESGELDPERMGSGIQYGDAALRQLRSPRRAQAPSAQECGC